Below is a window of Propionispora hippei DSM 15287 DNA.
TGCCTGAACACCGTGAGGTTGCTAATGAAATCAAAAGGTTACTGGCCTTTGAACTGCCTGAAGTATTTGCAAATGTAACTACTCCTTGTGACACCTGCAAGGAAACTAAATGTGAATTTTAAGGAGGAATCGTCATGGCTGAAAAATGGTATGAACGTGTAGCAAAACAATTCGGGGCCGAAGTGAACGCTGAGATGGAAACCACAATCACTGAGGGCTTATCTCGCAACAAGGCTCTATATGGTGCTAGATACTGCCCTTGTAAACTACAACGTACTCCTGACAATATCTGCCCTTGCAAAGAGTTCCGTGAAGAGGGCCATTGTCATTGTGGCCTGTTCGTATAAGGAGTGATTGTATGAACTTCAAGCCGCAACTGGCTCTTGACTTATCAAAGGTCAAAGTAGCGAAATTGGTATGGCCTATGTTTGTCTCCCAGAAGGTAGATGGTGTCTGGTGCTGTGCTATCAAAGAGAACGACATTGTGACCACATATAGCCGAACCGGGGAAGTCTTTTCTTCCATGAGACACATTGAGACTGAACTGTCGAAAATCCTCCAGAACCGTGAAGGAATTGTATTTGAGGCCGCTGTGTATAGCAATACAATTCCTCAGTCCGTTGTCTCTGGGTGGGTACGAGATACCAAGAATCAACACTTGGAACTTCATGCCTCCTGCCATACCCTATTAAACCTTGACAACTTCAATGTTCCATTCAAGACTTCTTGGATTGAACTGAGAAAACGTATTGAGAGCGGTGTGGTTGAACGCCGCATCGCTACCTTTGTCATGCAGACTCTTGTGTACTCCATTGAGGAGGCCCAGAAGTATGCTAACCTTATCATCCAACATGGAGGCGAAGGTGCTGTTCTAAGGAACCCTCGTGCCGTATATCAACCGGGAAAACGAAATGCAGACATCATCAAAATTAAGAAAGGTGTCTCCTTCGACCTCAAGGTCATTGGTGTCTATGAAGGCAAAGGGAAATACAAGGGAACCCTCGGTGGTCTCGTATGTTGCTGGAAGGATGACAGGACTATCGAAATCTCAGGTATGACCGATGCCCAGAGACACGCTTGGTGGAGCAATCCTGAAGAAATCATTGGGAAGGTCGTACAGGTGGATGCGATGTGCGAATCCTCAAAGGGACTTCTGAGAGAGCCTCGCTTCAAAGGCATCCGATTAGATAAGACGGAAGGAGACTTCTAATATGAACGAATACTTGAAAGTGCTTCATGCGCTTTATATAAACCCTCGCCATTTACAAAGCGACTTCGCAAGATATAACGCCAAGATTATCGCAGAGGCCGCTTCTCGTGGGCATATCACTTGTCTACTGGCTGGAATCGCTACGAACAAATGGTATCTCACAATCAAAGGGGCTGAGACCTTGAATGAAGCGGGGTGGATGGACTAATGAAACATCCACTCATTTTGCTTTTTGATGCCGATATGATTCTCTTTGAGTCCTGCGCCGCTGTAGAGACAGAGATTCAATGGGAAGATGACCTTTGGACTTTACACTCAGATGCCGCAGATGCCAAGGCTAAAGTAGATGACCGCATCTCCTCCATCACTGACAAGGTATTGACCAAGCTCGGTCATGAAGGAGCCTATGAGATTCTCATGTGCTTCACCGATGATAACAACTTCAGAAAAACCATCCTACCTTCTTACAAGGCTAACCGTATCGGAAAACGCAAGCCTGTCTGTTACCGTGGGGTCAAAGAGTGGGTCTTTGAGAACTACACTACCTATCAACGGCCTAACCTTGAGGCTGACGATTGTATTGGCATCCTGGCTACCTTGAAACCAAATACACTCATCATCTCCGGTGATAAGGATTTTAAGAGCGTTCCCGGTCGATTCTTCAACTACCGCAAGGACGAACTCTATGAAATCTCTGAGGATGAGGCTAACTATTGGCATATGTTCCAGACCCTCATCGGAGATACCGCTGACAACTACTCAGGGTGTCCCGGTATTGGCGAAAAGACTGCCCAGAAGATTCTCGCTGAAGGATGCTCTTGGGAGACTGTTGTTGCTCAATTCACGAAGAAAGGACTCACTGAGCATGATGCCTTGACACAGGCACGAGTAGCCCGGATTCTTCGCAAAGAGGATTATGACTTCAAGAATAAGGCGGTGAAGTTATGGGAGCCAAAGCGGTAGAAGTAACCCTTCTCGACAGACAACTCGCTCCCGATGAGGTTCTCCACGTCTCCACCGCTATCTACAGTCATATGACAATGATGGGGGCCAAGGGTCATCCTTTGGCTCCTTTTGTGTCTTTTGGGAATATCCATCGAACCTTAGAGACCGCTAACCGTAGCGGCTATCTGGATGTCTATGTTCTTGGTGAGAGAATTATCGGAGTCATTATGTATGACTTTGGGAACCTTTGGTGGGCCAATGGAGCCTGCTTGAAAGAAATGATTGTCTTCACCGTAGACCCGGACTTCGTTGGGTTCGGGAGGATTGCTCTGGAACGGCTTGAGGAACTCGCTGTGGAGCATGACTGCGTTCTCATCGAGACCGCAGGTGCGCTTGCTGAAGATAAGAAACTCATGGAAAACCTTTACACCAAGAAAGGTGGCTACCAAGTTACCTACCCTACATTCGTGAGGATAGTGAGTTAATTGAGGCATATATAATCAGGTTCCTAATTGCGGCATATCCCAGAGAAGGACAGAAAGGGTGATGTATCTGGAGGATGAACTGAAGATTCCTATTATATCTCAGGGACTCTTAGAGTACCTAGAGACCTCTTTTGGTATAGACACTTTACTAACTCAGAAAGCAAAGAACAATGATGAACACATGGGTTATATCAAAGGTGTCCGTGAGGTCTTAGGGAGACTAAGGGCTATCCATGAGAGCCAAAACGAACAGGGGGATTGAGAATGTGTTGGAAAGTTAGTATGCCCTCAATTCCGAAGGTAGAGACAACTGCTAGAGAACTCGTTCCTCAAACTGAGTCTAAGGCTCCTGACTCTCCTATCTTCGGAGACAGTAATGACTCGTTCCTTAACATCGTTAAGAAGCGAGGCACTCAAGCCTTGAAGATTGATGCCAAGAACACTGACAAGCAATCATCCGGGTATTCCCCGATTAATTACTAAATGAGAGGTGATGTTGTAGATGGGTGGAGTTTTAGGATGGGTCGGTGGTCTATTCGCCGCAAAGAAAGCGGCTGATGCTATAAAACCTAACATTAAACAGGAAACACCTGCAACTCCAGCGGTAGCCGCTCCGAACCCCGATGTTCAACAGGAGACCGGAGTTGACACCACTGGTGAAGCAATCAAACGTAAAGCCAAAGGTAAAAAAGGGCTTATGATTCAGCCAACCAACACAACTGGTGGAGGTTCTGTCGGTGGAACCGGGTTGAATATCTAGGCGGTGTAGTCCATGAGTGATACCAAACAAAAACGCTCAGAGACCGCACAGTCCTTATATAAGCGCATGGAAACCGAACGTGCGCCTTACATCCGAAGGGCCGAAGAGTGTGCTAAGTATACTATCCCCTCACTGTTTCCTCAACAGTCCGACAATGCAAATACGGACTTTGCTACTCCCTATCAATCCGTAGGGTCTCGCGGAGTCAATAACTTAGGCTCCAAATTGATGCTGGCTCTGCTCCCTCCGAACTCCCCATTCTTCAGGCTCACTCCGGGCCAAGGAGCAAAGGAAAACCTTGAGACCATGCAAGATGTCAAGGAGAAAGTCGAACAAGCCTTGATGCTATTGGAGCAGAAAATCACTCGGTATATCGAGACGCATCAAATCCGTGTGACTGTCGCAGAGGCTCTCAAAGTTCTCGTAGTGACAGGTAATGCTCTCCTATTCCTGCCTCCGAAAGAAGGCGGTATGAAACTCTACAAGTTGAACTCCTACGTTCTCCAAAGAGATGCCTTGGGTAATGTGATTCAACTGGTCACTGTAGACAAGATTGCTTATGCCGCTCTACCGGATGATGTTAAGTCCATGATTGATAAGTCTGGACAGCAAAAGAAACCTGAAGACACCGTTGAGATTTACACTCACGCTTATCTCGAAGATGGACAATTCGTGTCTTATCAAGAGGTCGCAGGTGAAGTTATTCCCGGTACTGAGCAGACATTCCCCAAAGATAAAACTCCGTGGATTCCTATTCGGATGTTCAAAGTGGATGGCGAATCGTATGGTCGTGGGTTTGTAGAAGAGTACCTTGGAGACCTCCGCTCACTTGAAGGTCTCTCGAAGGCCATAGTCGAACTTGCGGCTATAGCAGCCAATATCATTTTCCTTGTGAATCCTAATGGCGTGACTAGGGTTCAAAAGGTAGCCAAAGCGAAACCCGGAGAATTTGTGTCCGGTAGACCAGATGATATTCACGCACTACAACTTGAGAAATATGCTGACCTTCAGGTCGCAGAGAAAACAGCGAGCGGAATTGAGGCTCGCCTTTCTTATGCCTTCATGCTGAACTCCGCTGTCCAAAGACAAGGAGAGCGTGTTACTGCTGAAGAGATTCGCTATGTTGCTGGGGAACTTGAGGATACCCTTGGAGGCATCTACTCAATCCTGAGTCAAGAACTCCAACTCCCTCTTGTCCGTAGACTACTGGCTCAATTACAAAGCATGGGTGAAATCCCTGATTTACCGGAAGGTGTCGTTGAGCCTACTATCACAACTGGTCTGGAAGCCTTGGGCCGTGGACACGACTTGAATAAATTGGCTACGTTCCTTGACTTCACCGCTAAGTTACCAGAGGCTTCTCAGCGGCTCAAGATGGATACCCTGCTGACTATGGTAGCAACTGCACTCAACCTTGACACAACGAACCTCGTCAAGAGCGATGAGGAAATCCAACAAGAGATGATGCAGATGCAACAAATGGAACTCCTAAAGCAAGCAACTCCAAATCTTGCTAAAGGGTTCGCTGATGCTCAACTTCAAGGTCAAAATCAAGGAGGTAAATAACTATGGCTGATGTTGAAAACATCTACGGTGACAATGCCATTGTAGGCAACAAAGAAGATGCTGAAAAGGCTCTTGAAGGTCGTGACGTACAGATTACCACGACCAATACCCAGACCGTCAACTTGAAAACCGAGGACGGAGATGGGACTGTAAAAACCGATGATACTCCAAAAGATGACACCAAAGATGGTGACAATAAACAACCCGACACTGAGGTAACTCCTGAGAAACAACTGGAGACTGACATCAAAACTCAGATTCAGGCTGAAGAAGATGCCAAGAAAGACCTTGCGGCTAAAGGCGTGGACTTCAATGCTATTGCCGCAGAGTATGAAGCCAATGGAACCCTGAGTGCTGACACTCTGTCTAAACTGGAAAAGGCTGGATACCCAAAGTCTGTAGTCGATGCGTATATCGCAGGTATGGAAGCGACTGCCGCACGATTCGAGGCACAGGTCTATGAGTACGCTGGCGGTAAAGAAGCGTTCCAGCAGATGACTCAGTTCGTACAAGGACTCGGTAATGAGTATGTCAATGCGTTCAACCGTGTCATTGAAACTGGAGACCTGACACAAATCCGCATCGCTATCCAAGGGTTCAAAGCCCAGATGACCGCTAAGTACGGTACAGCGAACCGGACTATCATGGGTAAAGGCAACACAACCACTGGTGTCCAAGGGTTCACCTCTCGTGAAGAAATGGTAAAAGCGATGAGTGACCCTCGCTACTTGCGTGACCCCGGTTATACCAGAGAAGTCCAAGAGAAAACCATGAAGTCAACCTTCATGCGCTAATTCAATAGCCCTCCTTGGGATGGCCCTGACTCAAACGAGTCGGGGTCTTTTCTTTTATCCACATAACAAAAATTTTGAGAAAAGAAAGGATGATTAATTAATGGCAGATGTAATTGTTGCTCAACCCGGTAAAGTTGAAGGTGGTACTGATTTACTCCAAATGTATCTGAAGGTGTTCGCAGGTGAGGTCATTACGGCCTTTGAGCGTTCCTCGGTTACTTTGGGAAGACACATGGTAAGAACTATTGAGGCAGGAAAATCCGCGCAGTTCCCGATATTTGGTCGTGCGAAAGCGGCTTATCTGAAACCGGGGAAATCTCTGGATGACCTTCGCGAGAACATTCCTCACAACGAACGGACTATTCAGATTGATGGTCTGTTGACTTCCTCGCAGATGATTGCAGACATTGACGAGGCTATGAAACACTACGATGTTCGCGGTGAATACTCTCGCCAAATGGGTGAGGCTCTGGCCCTTGCCGCTGATGGCGCAGTTTTGGCAGAAGCCGCTAAGTTGGTAG
It encodes the following:
- a CDS encoding ferredoxin-thioredoxin reductase catalytic domain-containing protein; amino-acid sequence: MAEKWYERVAKQFGAEVNAEMETTITEGLSRNKALYGARYCPCKLQRTPDNICPCKEFREEGHCHCGLFV
- a CDS encoding ATP-dependent DNA ligase — encoded protein: MNFKPQLALDLSKVKVAKLVWPMFVSQKVDGVWCCAIKENDIVTTYSRTGEVFSSMRHIETELSKILQNREGIVFEAAVYSNTIPQSVVSGWVRDTKNQHLELHASCHTLLNLDNFNVPFKTSWIELRKRIESGVVERRIATFVMQTLVYSIEEAQKYANLIIQHGGEGAVLRNPRAVYQPGKRNADIIKIKKGVSFDLKVIGVYEGKGKYKGTLGGLVCCWKDDRTIEISGMTDAQRHAWWSNPEEIIGKVVQVDAMCESSKGLLREPRFKGIRLDKTEGDF
- a CDS encoding 5'-3' exonuclease H3TH domain-containing protein — protein: MKHPLILLFDADMILFESCAAVETEIQWEDDLWTLHSDAADAKAKVDDRISSITDKVLTKLGHEGAYEILMCFTDDNNFRKTILPSYKANRIGKRKPVCYRGVKEWVFENYTTYQRPNLEADDCIGILATLKPNTLIISGDKDFKSVPGRFFNYRKDELYEISEDEANYWHMFQTLIGDTADNYSGCPGIGEKTAQKILAEGCSWETVVAQFTKKGLTEHDALTQARVARILRKEDYDFKNKAVKLWEPKR
- a CDS encoding portal protein, which gives rise to MSDTKQKRSETAQSLYKRMETERAPYIRRAEECAKYTIPSLFPQQSDNANTDFATPYQSVGSRGVNNLGSKLMLALLPPNSPFFRLTPGQGAKENLETMQDVKEKVEQALMLLEQKITRYIETHQIRVTVAEALKVLVVTGNALLFLPPKEGGMKLYKLNSYVLQRDALGNVIQLVTVDKIAYAALPDDVKSMIDKSGQQKKPEDTVEIYTHAYLEDGQFVSYQEVAGEVIPGTEQTFPKDKTPWIPIRMFKVDGESYGRGFVEEYLGDLRSLEGLSKAIVELAAIAANIIFLVNPNGVTRVQKVAKAKPGEFVSGRPDDIHALQLEKYADLQVAEKTASGIEARLSYAFMLNSAVQRQGERVTAEEIRYVAGELEDTLGGIYSILSQELQLPLVRRLLAQLQSMGEIPDLPEGVVEPTITTGLEALGRGHDLNKLATFLDFTAKLPEASQRLKMDTLLTMVATALNLDTTNLVKSDEEIQQEMMQMQQMELLKQATPNLAKGFADAQLQGQNQGGK
- a CDS encoding capsid assembly protein, whose protein sequence is MADVENIYGDNAIVGNKEDAEKALEGRDVQITTTNTQTVNLKTEDGDGTVKTDDTPKDDTKDGDNKQPDTEVTPEKQLETDIKTQIQAEEDAKKDLAAKGVDFNAIAAEYEANGTLSADTLSKLEKAGYPKSVVDAYIAGMEATAARFEAQVYEYAGGKEAFQQMTQFVQGLGNEYVNAFNRVIETGDLTQIRIAIQGFKAQMTAKYGTANRTIMGKGNTTTGVQGFTSREEMVKAMSDPRYLRDPGYTREVQEKTMKSTFMR